CCCCGTCACTGCCGGCGGAGGACGAGCTGTGACGGCGCTCCTGGTCGCGCTGGGCGGCGCTCTCGGCTCGGCGCTGCGCTACGCGCTCGGCCAGCGGTACGACGACCGGTGGCACCACGGCACCCTGGCGGCCAACACCGTGGCCAGCCTCCTGCTCGGAGCCTGCGCAGGCTGGGCCCTGCACGGCAGCGCCCTCGCGCTGATCGGCACCGGGTTCTGCGGCGGCCTGTCGACGTACTCCTCGCTGATGGTGCAGTCCCGCGACCTGGGTCCGGCGCGCGGCGCGGCGTACCTCGTCGGGACGATCGCGCTGGGCCTCGGTGCCGCCACGCTCGGATTCACCCTCGCGGGGTAGTCCCGGGTCAAAAGCACCGAATTCCAGCGGATCTCGGTGCTTTTGACCCGGGACTACCGCAGCTCGTCAGGCGTAGCCGAGGTCGTGGAGGCGGTCGTCGTCGATGCCGAAGTGGTGGGCGACCTCGTGGACGACGGTGATCCGGATCTCCTCGGTGAGCTCCTCGACGTCCTCGCACATGTCGAGCAACGGGCCGCGGAACAGGAAGATCCGGTCGGGCAACTGCGGGAGCAGGCCGCCCTCGCGCTCGGTCAGCGCCACGCCGTCGTACAGGCCGAGGAGGTCGTCGGGCTCGCCCTCCGGCGGCTCGTCCTCGACGAGGACGACGACGTTGTGGACCAGCCGGGCCAGCTCCTCGGGGATTTCGTCGAGGGCGGCGTCGACGATGGCGTCGAACTCCTCGGGGCTCATCTCGACCGGCACGCGCGCCATTCTCGCCGACCGCGCCAACGACGCGACCCGCGCGCTGGCAGGATGCGTGCCATGTCGTCCTACGAGCCGCCGGCGGAGTATCCCGGCTACCCGAACCAGCCCGGCTACGGACAACCCGCGTACGGCCAGCCCGCCTACGGACAGCAGCCCGGCTACGGGCCGCCGGCGGGCCCGTGGCAGGCCGGCGCCCAGCTGGGCCTGCCCGACGGCGTGGTCATCGCCTCCCAGGGCCGCCGGGTCGGGGCCTACTTCCTCGCGATCCCGCTCGCGCTGCTCACCTGCGGCATCGGCTACCTGGTCTGGGGCGCGATCGTGTGGGGCAGAGGCACCAGCCCGGCGCTGCAGGTGCTCGGCATGCGGGCGTGGAAGCCGGAGCGGCGCGGCGTGGCGGGGTGGGGCGACATGGCCGCGCGCAACGGGCTCGACTGGCTGATCTCGATGATCACCTGCGGCATCTCGAGCATCGTGTCGTTCGTGATGTTCCTCAGCGACGAGCCGCTGCACCGCACGTTGGCCGACCGCGTCGGCGGCACGGTCATCGTGCACGACCCGCACCGCCGCCTCGGCTGAGCACGGCGCCCGGCGCAGGACGGGCGAAAACGACAAGAACCGCTCCGGTGATCCGGAGCGGTTCCTCTCTTCTGCGACCCCGACGGGACTCGAA
Above is a genomic segment from Nocardioides aromaticivorans containing:
- a CDS encoding fluoride efflux transporter FluC, which produces MTALLVALGGALGSALRYALGQRYDDRWHHGTLAANTVASLLLGACAGWALHGSALALIGTGFCGGLSTYSSLMVQSRDLGPARGAAYLVGTIALGLGAATLGFTLAG
- a CDS encoding RDD family protein, with the translated sequence MSSYEPPAEYPGYPNQPGYGQPAYGQPAYGQQPGYGPPAGPWQAGAQLGLPDGVVIASQGRRVGAYFLAIPLALLTCGIGYLVWGAIVWGRGTSPALQVLGMRAWKPERRGVAGWGDMAARNGLDWLISMITCGISSIVSFVMFLSDEPLHRTLADRVGGTVIVHDPHRRLG
- a CDS encoding metallopeptidase family protein translates to MARVPVEMSPEEFDAIVDAALDEIPEELARLVHNVVVLVEDEPPEGEPDDLLGLYDGVALTEREGGLLPQLPDRIFLFRGPLLDMCEDVEELTEEIRITVVHEVAHHFGIDDDRLHDLGYA